ataaaagaaaaataaaaatatatatgaaaaagGAGCGAATTACGCCTGCTAGCCAGCAATTTCATTTCCCAGGGTTTGATCTCATGCAAATGAGTTCTGCGATAAAGTAAATCaactttatatttttccattaTAATAAATGCAGAATGCTTTTGTTATTACCAAAATGTACAGTTCAGTGAACCGGCTATCTAATTAGTTAActtcttattttttcatttcggtTGGCAAAAAAGCGGTTTTTGTAATCTAATTCGATGGCGTCAGCGGCACTTGGCGGACCACGAAACGTTTTTGTAACCAAAACGACCAGACCTGTGTACATACATCGGCGATTGCGAGTTTGCGGCATTAAAGGCCAACAATTGTGGCATGTCCTAGTGACAGCCTCGCCAAACTCCGAGTAAATACAATAACACACAACAGCCACAAGCGACTCTGAGCGTCGTGCCACTAACGTAGGAGCTGCCGCTTCATTAGTTATGCATTAAGCATACGATATGTTGTACAACTCCAGGGCAATCGCCATTCGGGTACTCCTACTTTATGGCCAGCTTGGGAGCATACCAATTACATTTGGTTATAATTTCTATTTAAGGTGCTTGTACAATTAAAAGGCGCCTCTCGATAATTAAAGCGGTAGTGGGAAACGTTTGGCTAGAAGGGCAAAATGTTCATAAATAAGAAATTATCTTGCAATAAAATAGTATTTTACAAAGTAATAAATGCAAGCTTTCAATTTCCGGTTCAAACTTTGGGTCCACAtagcgtatgagtaatatttctTAAACGCAAGCATTTTTCCCCTTCAGAGAAATATTATACACTCTAACGCAGAGTTGTTGACACTATACGATACTTATTGAAATGTGTTAGAGCACCTGTTTTTCGCAGTGGCTTTTCCAGTCCACCTTTCCTGTTTTCCCGCATTGGGGGCTGCTGCAGTCAATCTTTTTGTGGGATGTCCAGCTCCCTGTTAACTGCGTGCAATTCGTGGGGGTTCGTATGtcgcttaaaaattttaattgcctTTGCGTGTTTAGAAAACTTACACGTATGTATGTTCTGCGTAGTTTAGCAGCAGCCGAACAAATACCACGGCAGGCTCTCCAGTCACCTGGACAGCCACCACCGCTGGACAGCCATGTTGCCAGTGCCAAGTATATTGAATAGCCTTTTCACACTTTCAATACTTTACTAATCTCAATCAACAACAAAGAGAATTTCCGTTTATTACTGGTCAAAAATATTGTTACACAAACTTAAAATTTTCTcgtaaataaatacatttgtCTAAGAGTATGAAATGTGGCTTAATGCTTTCTCGGTTTTTTAAATTGCATAAAAGAAGGATTTTCGAATTTGGCTCGCTCGCTTGTCTTCAATTTGGACCAATGATAGGCTGCTGATTTTATCAATTGTTTAGATTTCACGTTACCATATTGTTTGACAAATGATTTCATAAAGTTAATATAGGCAGAAGCAGATCCAAGTGAGCCTTTGTCGTGTTTGAAATCATTTTTATGTGTCTTTCTTGACTTGCACACCTTATCCTTGCCCTTTGACTTCGAAGGTTTTGACTTAGTCTAATAAAGAAAAGCAACTTAGCCGTAGGAAtgggtacaaaaaaaaattggcagTACCTTGACTTTAGAACATTCCTTTTCCCTTAGACGCTTGGTTTCTTTGGCAAGCCAAGCATTTTCCAAAGAAATTTGAGATGATTCTGTTAGTTTTAAATCATCAGAGAATAAATCGCTATTCTGATTTGGGaagaaaaaatcatttaaaagacTAACACCAAAAACACCTCCTTCTGACCTTTGTTTCAGGACTCTCATGTCTATGGTGCGATGAGCCAATATCCTTCCGGCATAAAAGGCATATTTCTTCCGACCCACACTCATCTGGTAGACTTATATTATCCGCCTTCTGGCtctaaaattcaaatattggAATATAAAATAATGTAGTCTTCTTTTGAAGTATCATATCTGTTACCTTTTGAATTTCTACACTAGATTCAAGTTGCAATACTGAAGAAGACTCGTCCACCTTTTAATGAGGAGAATAAATGTtgttcaaattaaaaaatatattttttgtttttaactaGCTTACCTCCATTTTGATGGGAACACTTGTCTCAGAGCTCGAATAATTTGACTCATCGGCATTTATTTGTTCCTAATATGAATATAATGAAATAATAGCCTTTTATTATTTCCCTCTATACGTACCTCTTCGTTTAATACTTCTGCAGCGCATTCTTCCTGCTTATACtgaacaaataaaataatttttttttagaaaaatacgGTTATATGAATAGAAAACTACGATTACCAAATTCTTGTAGatctttttttcttcatcCATTAACTTATTCCATTCCAAAGCTCCGAAACGCACCATGTCTCGGGGGGATAATCCACAAAACTGTTGTTTGAACTCCCTCAAATAGTTGAGGTACCCATTGGTAGTAATGCGTGCTACTTTTTGCTTCTTGTATATGGAATTACGTTTTAAGTTGCTACAGGTGTTCCTTGCCTTCTTTAAATTATGTTTAGATACagccattttaattttatccactttttatttttcggagcttggaacttttaattttattattcccTTTTTTTAAGGTCCGTCAGCTCACAATTTCTAAATCTGAATGAGAATTTTTCATACCGCATCCCATttgtcaaatatttttgtatacaaCAGCCCACTTtgatttagatttttttaaaaacagacATGAAATGAAGTCGATTTGGTCAAGATTCAAGATTTATGACCCGAAAAGTAGTCCTTTGTtagtatttcaaaaaattttcgtGAAAGCAAAGCTTAGGTTGATGCAAAATTATGTTTTATACGGTCAGAGAAAAGTTATAGTTCAATTATGCGTCCATTAGCGATTATTACTGCGGGGTTTATCCATCTGGCTACCGAAACAGCCGTCTATTTCAGTCCAGAACCCAATCACTGCTCACCTGCTCCACCCTTGGCCAGTTGGATTTATATTGGAGCCGTTATGCTTTTAGCCACAAATCTGAATGCGTATTCCTCCCACTACTACAACTTACCGTGTGCTATACAGTTCTTTGTTGACACAATACTATCGCTTATAATTCTAGAGGTCGCCGCGATCTTTGTGTGGTGCAATCTTGAAATCATCATATATCATTTTGTGCGCTTCATTATGCTTTCGATATTCATGGATGATGACTTCTATCTCCGATTCGAGCCTTGTATCTTAGCCGTACCAACGACTGTTTTGGCTGGCTCATTCCTTTTTGTCATAAAACAAGCAGTAATTCCGGAATTCAAGATCAAAAATCTTTACACAAGACAACAGGTTGGAATTCAAATGGATAGAAAATTACACCAGCAGTTAATGCTTCAAAACAAGCGGATGCTCAGACCATTCAGGAGGATGaacaatatttaaacattGAAAGTTCAAAATAACGTGTTTGAATTTGTATTtggcaaagaaaaataaatgtttataataatttatccAATACCAAGAATAATTTATCCAATACATAAGGATATACAATAAATTCGAAATCTTAATTTCGCAACTTTTACCTAGCTGTTTTTATCAGATATTTAGCAATTCAAAATTGACCGCTAACTAATCGAATATAAGTCGATACATGTTGACTGATTGGTTTTTATCGATAACTTCGTTAGATTTTTACAGTATGGccaaaaccaaataaataatagtatTGTAGGCCCAAAGATAAACAGCCACACTGTGCTCTTGGTGTTATTGTTGTTAACTATAAATTCGTCTCTAATAGCATATTTGGTTAAAAACAATTATGCGATTTCTGGGCGATAGCTTATAGCGCCCATCGAGGGCAATGCAAATCAAAGACGACACCTCAACTGTCCCCACAACGCCTTCAATTGAGAGAACGTCAAAGCGAGTGCCTGGACTTGGCCAGGCTAAATAATAAGTAAATTCCGGAGAATCGGGTGGCAAGCACATCACAAAGATGTCTACGGAGGAACATGTGTGGCGAGCGCATGTTGTGAGACGATTACGCGAACGCAACCGCAAGGAATGCGATAACTTCAAGGAAATCATAGAACAAAGTAAGCGGGGAGCGTCAGCTGCTGCGACGGAGCCCCAAATAGCACCCCCCTCTGTTACGCTGGCTACCCATCCATTGAGTCAATTGTCACCAAAAATTCTAATTGCCCTCATTTTGCAGACAACCGATTAATTGACCATGTCGCCCAGCTGAAAGCGGACAACCTGAAGCTGTCTGTGGAAAATGAACAGCTACGCAGTGCGGTGTCAACAGGTGGTACCGGCTCTAATGTAGCCATTGCCACGCTAGAGAAGAAACTGCTCGCCCAGCAGGAAGAGCTCACGGAGCTGCACAAGCGAAAGGGTGAAAACTCCCAGTTAATCGTCGACTTAAACCTGAAAGTGGAGCAACAAAGAACAATCATTGCAGAAAAAGAACACAGGTGGCTACCCCAACTATcccatttcaattttcacacaAGCAAAGCAACACGAAAATATAGCTAGGATCAGTCCAATCCAATGGAAATTTCATTGTTATTAACGCAAAAGGTGTCTAAAGTTTGGGTTAATTTAAAGATGTGACCCCTGAAACCAGTTTGATAGCTTTGTTTCAAATTTGCTTCCTATCCAGTTGAACTGGTTGGTCATGACCTCGATGAAAGCGCTTCAACATTATAATTGTAATCCTTGAAAAGTGTGAAAATTGGAATAACCTTCATCATCATCTTTTGATTAAGGTTACtcattactttttttttttagccttgCCGAGCAGCAAACGAATAACAATCGGCTGCGGGCTGAAGTGCAGCTACTTCACTCTAGTTTAGAGGAACTCAAGAAACTGAACAACACCATGCTGGACGAGCATACGGCTTTGCAATTAGCATTTAGCTCACTCGAGGATAAATTGCGGGGCGTCCAAGTAAGTAGCACGAATACGCACATTTTTACACGATCAGCATAGCGTTGTGTTAGTAGATTTGCGtcttaaaattgtatttaataaattttatactatatttatattgaaattGAACGTATTTGGAAAATTGATAGTGTCTAGCCAgtgaatgaaaataaatagttgTAAGTAATAGTCTCCAAGGTGGGCCAAGGTATGGCGGAGCTTCTAGTATCACGGTCCTCTTTCTTTATTATCTTTATAAATGTGAATGACCTATCGATTGGCCCACagccaatatttttaatgcaattaaatCACATACTTAAGTGCCATATATAACCTAATAACTTAAAATTATTGTCTTTATCgcttatacaatttttatgaCAGTAGTTAACCTCAGGActtacaataaaattaatatggTTGGTGCATCATCGATGTATAATTATTGAAAGGTGAAATTATACGGTATTCGGTGGTCTATTCCGAAAATGTGTGGCAGATGGCTCCAATCATTAGGCCCCATAAATATATTCGTTCATTGGGGAAAAGCTTGCTATCTTTTCGATGGCGATCCAGTAGCACATTAGCGTTCATCGCGTAAAACAGCTCTCGTGGGAACTAAATCGgaataaatatagatatattttaaatatgaaaaggCGTCTACTAAAAAGCTTTTCGTTTTCAACTGATTCGCAGGATGAAAATCGCTGTCTGCTCGACCGTCTGATGCGCTACAAGTCGAAGGATGCTGACAAGTTGAACGAGGAAAACGAGAGCATCATAAGGTACGCTTCTTTAGAAAACTAATATTAAAAGCATTTCTACATGAGCATCACATGCAAAACATTAAACCTTATATTATCTCTGCAATTATTAATATACATGTACATAAATGCATTTTCGTGTCACGATAAGCCCAGGCATACATATAAAAATGGTTAATCGCGCAGCTTATCTAATGCTTATAAAAGATTGTTGATAAAAAGTCACATGTAAACTGTCAACAAAATACATACAAAAGGAAAAACATTTCCATGCGGAGACTGTTATCTGTTTATTGATTAATATTACCCTCGAATCGATTTATTAGTGTGGAACAGGATAATCAGGATGTCTACATAGATAAAGTTCATTaaaggtgttttttttttattgttttccccatttctaCTTTATGAGTTTGTTGGTAGGAAGAACTTGATGAGTTATGAGTCTCTATAACTTGTATGATTCAATAATTAgctattattaaatatttgcttGGAGATTACAGTGACCCACCACCTGATATTATTGTGTTAATAAAAACCACACTTTATTGCCACCAACCATACGACAAGCATGAATAACCGAATTATGCGGAACACAGGAACTGCAATTACTAAAAGGTTAAAGGAAACTTTACAAGCTGCAtgtaataaatatacatatatatatatttgtattttccaCTAACACATGTTAACACATTTCGCCAAGGAGTAGAACGGACCACATTTAGCTGAATATTTCGATGATTGCCATtcattctgattctgatttgCTACTTTAATTTTTGGTTCAATATAAATGTATAACCGTTTTTAAAAACATCTAGAAAAAGACTGCCGTCAATTTTCAGGAAACGATCGGCCAAACTGAAACGAGATCTCGAGGACGCCGTGCGAGAGCCCAGCTCCTCGACCAATATATCACCGACGCCCGGACCAACACCGATTCAAAGAAACTCCACGAGTCCTGCCCAGTTTGTTGGCGGCATTATCGGCGGTGACGACGATTTTGACGAAGCGACAATTAATGGCGCCATGGAGGCTATAGGTCTCGATGATAATGAATATATTAGCGCTCGTTTTACAGCCGGCGAAGTTACTGAGAACACCCGGGCTTCCATTGATGCTCTAAAAGCAACAGGTTATTTGGGTCAGGCGAATCCGACAAAGATACTTATGAAATTCGAGGCCCACGAAAACGAATCGCATGCGGTGCGCTGGAGTCCCGTGGAGCGGATGGTGGCTACAGGTGGCGCTGATCGCAAAGTCAAGCTGTGGGATATTGGGAAAAGTAAGCACATCGCAGGATATTCACCTTTAGGAATGactaattaattgatttatttcataaatagaTTCAACCGAGCCACGCGCTGTTCTTAGCGGGAGCAGCGCCGGGATTAATTCCGTGGATTTTGATTCTACAGGGGCGTATATTCTGGGTACATCAAATGATTATGGTGCCAGAGTATGGACGGTAATGGACAATCGGTTGAGGGTAAGCCAAATActtatttcttttttcaataaaacacAGGGTAATTCAAATGTTGACAAATTTATGGGCCACTCAAAAGCAATGAGTACTAAATTATGCACGCCCAGGAACAATCTCACAAACATCTCGTGAATGAAAGCACAAAAACACAATTTTACATTCAGGCTGGTAAAATAATTCACAATCACGGGATTTCTGCTTAAGGCACAAGACCGAAACAATACTTTCCGTTTCTACTGTGgcgttgaaaataaaaaacagatttCTTTGATGCCTTGATTTTAAAGAATTTCTGTTCTGGCCTCTTGttggttttgtgttttttttttttttctatttatttcaaCTTTGTTTATTCTAACAATAAAACGTatgtgcacacacacacatctacACACACCATACCAATGTcaatgtttataaataaattttgcatGTTTGCCGCTTTCTAACTTGGAAAAAGGCGAAAAGTAAACAACTCGCTGGTAAACACAACAGAGATGCTGGCGGCAAACAAATTTGTTTACTGATGTAGTAAATAAAGCCTTTTGACAATGATATACCCGTAAAAACCTTCAAAGGTTCTTGGGATATTTCTTCCTACTTACCTCGCAGATTCCGAGTAGAAAGTTTTAAAGGTAATTTGGTCCAAATAAATACCTTACCTCTGCTCCACATATTTACTCGCTTTCgatcaatttattttattacccATTCCCTCCTTTATGTGGGAGCTCTTTGTCGGTTCTAGAGAAATTCGCAAAACCGCAggttaataaatttatatggGTGTGATTTTTTGGGTTCCCATGGCAGATGAATcgaaaaacgatttttaaCTGATGACCATAAATAATAGGCGATGGCTAGGAAAGTTTAGAGTCAAAGCCACAAATACATGTGTGTTGGCCTGAATTGGCGCAGCAGCATAATCTTCCTTACCCCAAGGTTCATCTCGTCCGCCTGGTCAGGCCAGATCCGCAACTTCATCCATTTATGCTGCACATCGTCAACATGCGAATAA
The Drosophila bipectinata strain 14024-0381.07 chromosome 3R, DbipHiC1v2, whole genome shotgun sequence DNA segment above includes these coding regions:
- the Atg16 gene encoding autophagy-related protein 16 isoform X1, producing MSTEEHVWRAHVVRRLRERNRKECDNFKEIIEQNNRLIDHVAQLKADNLKLSVENEQLRSAVSTGGTGSNVAIATLEKKLLAQQEELTELHKRKGENSQLIVDLNLKVEQQRTIIAEKEHSLAEQQTNNNRLRAEVQLLHSSLEELKKLNNTMLDEHTALQLAFSSLEDKLRGVQDENRCLLDRLMRYKSKDADKLNEENESIIRKRLPSIFRKRSAKLKRDLEDAVREPSSSTNISPTPGPTPIQRNSTSPAQFVGGIIGGDDDFDEATINGAMEAIGLDDNEYISARFTAGEVTENTRASIDALKATGYLGQANPTKILMKFEAHENESHAVRWSPVERMVATGGADRKVKLWDIGKNSTEPRAVLSGSSAGINSVDFDSTGAYILGTSNDYGARVWTVMDNRLRHTLTGHSGKVMAAKYVQEPIKVVTGSHDRTLKIWDLRSIACIETKFAGSSCNDLVTTDSLGSTIISGHYDKKIRFWDIRTEKQADDVLMPAKITSLDLSKDCNYLICSVRDDTIKLLDLRKNQVISTFTNEHFKISCDFARASFNSSGLKIACGSADGAIYIWNVNGFLEATLKGHRWEEDKNKNRVKPNTAVNAVSWSPNNNMLASVGKHKRCIIYSDS
- the Prtl99C gene encoding protamine-like protein 99C, whose amino-acid sequence is MAVSKHNLKKARNTCSNLKRNSIYKKQKVARITTNGYLNYLREFKQQFCGLSPRDMVRFGALEWNKLMDEEKKIYKNLYKQEECAAEVLNEEEQINADESNYSSSETSVPIKMEVDESSSVLQLESSVEIQKSQKADNISLPDECGSEEICLLCRKDIGSSHHRHESPETKNSDLFSDDLKLTESSQISLENAWLAKETKRLREKECSKVKTKSKPSKSKGKDKVCKSRKTHKNDFKHDKGSLGSASAYINFMKSFVKQYGNVKSKQLIKSAAYHWSKLKTSERAKFENPSFMQFKKPRKH
- the Atg16 gene encoding autophagy-related protein 16 isoform X2, producing the protein MSTEEHVWRAHVVRRLRERNRKECDNFKEIIEQNNRLIDHVAQLKADNLKLSVENEQLRSAVSTGGTGSNVAIATLEKKLLAQQEELTELHKRKGENSQLIVDLNLKVEQQRTIIAEKEHSLAEQQTNNNRLRAEVQLLHSSLEELKKLNNTMLDEHTALQLAFSSLEDKLRGVQDENRCLLDRLMRYKSKDADKLNEENESIIRKRSAKLKRDLEDAVREPSSSTNISPTPGPTPIQRNSTSPAQFVGGIIGGDDDFDEATINGAMEAIGLDDNEYISARFTAGEVTENTRASIDALKATGYLGQANPTKILMKFEAHENESHAVRWSPVERMVATGGADRKVKLWDIGKNSTEPRAVLSGSSAGINSVDFDSTGAYILGTSNDYGARVWTVMDNRLRHTLTGHSGKVMAAKYVQEPIKVVTGSHDRTLKIWDLRSIACIETKFAGSSCNDLVTTDSLGSTIISGHYDKKIRFWDIRTEKQADDVLMPAKITSLDLSKDCNYLICSVRDDTIKLLDLRKNQVISTFTNEHFKISCDFARASFNSSGLKIACGSADGAIYIWNVNGFLEATLKGHRWEEDKNKNRVKPNTAVNAVSWSPNNNMLASVGKHKRCIIYSDS
- the Atg16 gene encoding autophagy-related protein 16 isoform X3, producing the protein MSTEEHVWRAHVVRRLRERNRKECDNFKEIIEQNNRLIDHVAQLKADNLKLSVENEQLRSAVSTGGTGSNVAIATLEKKLLAQQEELTELHKRKGENSQLIVDLNLKVEQQRTIIAEKEHSLAEQQTNNNRLRAEVQLLHSSLEELKKLNNTMLDEHTALQLAFSSLEDKLRGVQDENRCLLDRLMRYKSKDADKLNEENESIIRKRLPSIFRKRSAKLKRDLEDAVREPSSSTNISPTPGPTPIQRNSTSPAQFVGGIIGGDDDFDEATINGAMEAIGLDDNEYISARFTAGEVTENTRASIDALKATGYLGQANPTKILMKFEAHENESHAVRWSPVERMVATGGADRKVKLWDIGKNSTEPRAVLSGSSAGINSVDFDSTGAYILGTSNDYGARVWTVMDNRLRHTLTGHSGKVMAAKYVQEPIKVVTGSHDRTLKIWDLRSIACIETKFAGSSCNDLVTTDSLGSTIISGHYDKKIRFWDIRTEKQADDVLMPAKITSLDLSKDCNYLICSVRDDTIKLLDLRKNQVISTFTNEHFKISCDFARASFNSSGLKIACGSADGAIYIWNVNGFLEATLKGHSTAVNAVSWSPNNNMLASVGKHKRCIIYSDS
- the Atg16 gene encoding autophagy-related protein 16 isoform X4, yielding MSTEEHVWRAHVVRRLRERNRKECDNFKEIIEQNNRLIDHVAQLKADNLKLSVENEQLRSAVSTGGTGSNVAIATLEKKLLAQQEELTELHKRKGENSQLIVDLNLKVEQQRTIIAEKEHSLAEQQTNNNRLRAEVQLLHSSLEELKKLNNTMLDEHTALQLAFSSLEDKLRGVQDENRCLLDRLMRYKSKDADKLNEENESIIRKRSAKLKRDLEDAVREPSSSTNISPTPGPTPIQRNSTSPAQFVGGIIGGDDDFDEATINGAMEAIGLDDNEYISARFTAGEVTENTRASIDALKATGYLGQANPTKILMKFEAHENESHAVRWSPVERMVATGGADRKVKLWDIGKNSTEPRAVLSGSSAGINSVDFDSTGAYILGTSNDYGARVWTVMDNRLRHTLTGHSGKVMAAKYVQEPIKVVTGSHDRTLKIWDLRSIACIETKFAGSSCNDLVTTDSLGSTIISGHYDKKIRFWDIRTEKQADDVLMPAKITSLDLSKDCNYLICSVRDDTIKLLDLRKNQVISTFTNEHFKISCDFARASFNSSGLKIACGSADGAIYIWNVNGFLEATLKGHSTAVNAVSWSPNNNMLASVGKHKRCIIYSDS
- the Atg16 gene encoding autophagy-related protein 16 isoform X5, translating into MRYKSKDADKLNEENESIIRKRLPSIFRKRSAKLKRDLEDAVREPSSSTNISPTPGPTPIQRNSTSPAQFVGGIIGGDDDFDEATINGAMEAIGLDDNEYISARFTAGEVTENTRASIDALKATGYLGQANPTKILMKFEAHENESHAVRWSPVERMVATGGADRKVKLWDIGKNSTEPRAVLSGSSAGINSVDFDSTGAYILGTSNDYGARVWTVMDNRLRHTLTGHSGKVMAAKYVQEPIKVVTGSHDRTLKIWDLRSIACIETKFAGSSCNDLVTTDSLGSTIISGHYDKKIRFWDIRTEKQADDVLMPAKITSLDLSKDCNYLICSVRDDTIKLLDLRKNQVISTFTNEHFKISCDFARASFNSSGLKIACGSADGAIYIWNVNGFLEATLKGHRWEEDKNKNRVKPNTAVNAVSWSPNNNMLASVGKHKRCIIYSDS